The following are from one region of the Mesorhizobium sp. B4-1-4 genome:
- a CDS encoding ABC transporter ATP-binding protein, producing MHALDAHEIYRFFHIGDDETAALRGVSFHVAAGEIVALVGPSGSGKSTLLACVTGLDEPDGGYVEVSGVRLTRRPEAHRTRVRAASFGILLQSGNLFGHLNVEQNLRLQMLLAKKPDDRRMASLLESVGLSHRARAFPTELSGGETARAGLAVALAADPLILVADEPTAEVDSDTESRLIAHFEARRDTGLATLLATHSNALAQRADRIIRLKDGRIDRG from the coding sequence ATGCACGCGTTGGACGCGCATGAGATCTATCGGTTCTTCCACATAGGCGATGACGAGACAGCCGCGTTGCGGGGCGTCAGTTTCCACGTCGCCGCCGGCGAGATCGTTGCCCTGGTCGGGCCCTCCGGCAGCGGCAAATCCACCTTGCTGGCCTGCGTGACCGGCCTCGATGAACCGGATGGCGGCTACGTCGAGGTGTCCGGCGTCCGGCTGACCCGGCGACCGGAGGCCCATCGCACGCGTGTTCGCGCCGCCAGCTTCGGCATTCTGCTGCAATCGGGAAACCTGTTCGGCCACCTGAATGTCGAGCAGAATCTTCGATTGCAGATGCTTCTGGCGAAGAAGCCGGATGACCGGCGAATGGCCAGCCTGCTGGAAAGCGTCGGCCTTTCGCATCGCGCACGTGCCTTTCCGACCGAGCTGTCCGGCGGCGAGACGGCGCGGGCGGGCCTTGCGGTGGCCCTGGCCGCCGACCCGCTGATCCTGGTTGCAGACGAGCCGACCGCCGAGGTCGATAGCGATACCGAATCCAGGCTGATCGCTCATTTCGAGGCGAGGCGCGACACCGGACTGGCGACGCTGCTGGCCACCCATAGCAACGCGCTGGCGCAGCGGGCGGATCGCATCATCCGGCTGAAGGATGGGAGGATCGATCGTGGGTGA
- a CDS encoding sensor histidine kinase, protein MMEGWARLPRSTPFRLALTFAFLFMLAFVLSGAIVYQMMSADLAEQLDESIKETYSVVAATYSDSDLKELIETVESHSLRNPKKEQLFSLTDAAGNRLAGNFTAAGLPDGFSLFGAEMPGIPPDTEYRAYSGSVSGNTLTIAFSLSETDELETIMLMSFGWATLIITGLAVAGGALLASRVQRRLDGIAATMVDVSHGRLDTRIPLTGNGDDIDIVSSQVNAALDRLSSLVDGMKQVSTNIAHDLKTPLNRLQMILEGAADKAAQDQDVSDDLADARAEGHQINETFDALLRIAQIEAGARKARFTDVDLDEILQIIAEIYTDVAEDDGKVLSSRQLKEAADRIHGDRELLTQMFANLVENALRHCPSGTTIKLSVTRQGDRVLASVADNGPGIPMGERERVFQRLYRLDHSRSTPGSGLGLSLVRAIADLHGASITLEDCRPGLAVVVSFPLVKSPAP, encoded by the coding sequence ATGATGGAAGGATGGGCCCGCCTGCCGCGCAGCACGCCGTTCCGGCTCGCCCTGACATTCGCCTTCCTGTTCATGCTGGCTTTCGTGCTGTCGGGCGCCATCGTCTACCAGATGATGAGCGCCGATCTTGCCGAACAGCTCGACGAGAGCATCAAGGAAACCTATTCCGTCGTCGCCGCGACCTATTCCGACAGCGATCTCAAGGAATTGATCGAGACGGTTGAAAGCCACTCCTTGCGCAACCCGAAGAAGGAACAGCTTTTTTCGCTGACCGACGCGGCCGGCAACCGTCTGGCCGGCAATTTCACCGCGGCGGGTCTTCCCGATGGCTTTTCGTTGTTCGGCGCCGAAATGCCCGGCATTCCTCCGGATACCGAATACCGCGCCTATTCCGGCTCGGTCAGCGGCAACACCCTGACGATCGCATTCAGCCTGTCCGAGACGGACGAACTGGAAACGATCATGCTGATGAGCTTCGGCTGGGCAACCCTGATCATCACCGGGCTGGCGGTCGCCGGCGGCGCGCTGCTCGCCTCGCGCGTCCAGCGCCGTCTCGACGGCATTGCCGCCACCATGGTCGATGTCTCGCATGGCCGGCTGGATACACGCATTCCGCTGACCGGCAATGGCGACGACATCGACATCGTCTCCAGCCAGGTCAATGCGGCGCTCGACCGGCTGTCGAGCCTGGTTGACGGCATGAAACAGGTCAGCACCAACATCGCGCACGATCTGAAGACACCGCTCAATCGCCTGCAGATGATCCTGGAAGGCGCCGCCGACAAGGCAGCGCAGGATCAGGATGTATCGGACGATCTCGCCGATGCGCGGGCCGAGGGCCATCAGATCAACGAGACATTCGACGCGCTGTTGCGGATCGCACAGATCGAGGCCGGCGCGCGCAAGGCGCGCTTCACCGATGTCGACCTCGACGAGATCCTGCAAATCATAGCGGAGATCTATACCGATGTCGCCGAGGACGACGGCAAGGTGCTGTCATCCAGGCAACTGAAGGAGGCCGCGGACCGAATCCATGGCGACCGCGAACTGTTGACGCAGATGTTCGCCAATCTGGTGGAGAACGCGCTTCGCCATTGCCCGTCCGGCACGACCATCAAACTGTCGGTGACGCGTCAGGGCGATCGTGTTCTTGCCAGCGTCGCCGACAACGGGCCCGGCATTCCGATGGGCGAACGCGAAAGGGTGTTTCAGCGGCTGTACCGGCTGGACCACAGCCGCTCGACGCCGGGCAGCGGCCTTGGGCTGAGCCTTGTCAGGGCCATTGCCGATCTGCACGGCGCATCCATTACGTTGGAGGACTGCCGGCCCGGGCTCGCCGTGGTGGTGAGCTTTCCGCTGGTAAAATCGCCGGCGCCATAG